One window of the Alligator mississippiensis isolate rAllMis1 chromosome 5, rAllMis1, whole genome shotgun sequence genome contains the following:
- the UROD gene encoding uroporphyrinogen decarboxylase isoform X2, with the protein MQRQTHRQILTWILIHSPEGFPELKNDTFLRAARGDETEYTPVWCMRQAGRYLPEFRETRATQDFFATCRSPKTCCELTLQPLRRFPLDAAIIFSDILVVPQALGMEVVMVPGKGPTFPEPLKEVEDLLKLRPKVDVAAELGYVFEAITLTRHRLEGKVPLIGFSGAPWTLMSYMIEGGGSNTMAKAKAWLYRHPEASHRLLHLLADLIVQYLVGQVAAGAQALQLFESHAGHLGPEQFGEFALPYLRDIVQRVKSRLEEAALPAVPMIVFAKDAHYALEELARSGYDVVGLDWTIQPREARERTGPCVTLQGNLDPCALYAPKERIGELVKTMLEGFGTQRYIANLGHGLYPDVSPEHVGAFVEAVHTHSRHLSRHK; encoded by the exons AtgcagagacagacacacaggcagatCCTGACCTGGATCTTGATACACAG CCCCGAGGGATTCCCCGAGCTGAAGAACGACACGTTTCTGAGGGCGGCAAGAGGAGACGAGACGGAGTACACGCCCGTCTGGTGCATGCGGCAGGCCGGGCGCTACCTCCCAG AGTTTCGTGAGACCCGTGCCACCCAGGACTTCTTTGCCACCTGCCGAAGCCCCAAGACGTGCTGCGAGCTGACCCTGCAG CCGCTGAGGCGATTTCCCCTGGATGCGGCCATCATCTTCTCGGACATCCTGGTGGTGCCCCAG GCACTGGGCATGGAAGTGGTGATGGTCCCCGGCAAAGGGCCCACCTTCCCAGAGCCCCTGAAGGAGGTGGAGGACCTGCTGAAGCTGCGGCCAAAGGTGGACGTGGCAGCGGAGCTGGGCTACGTCTTCGAGGCCATCACGCTCACGCGGCACCGCCTGGAAGGCAAGGTGCCCCTCATCGGCTTCTCCGGTGCTCCA tGGACGCTCATGTCCTACATGATCGAGGGTGGCGGCTCGAACACCATGGCCAAGGCCAAGGCCTGGTTGTATCGGCACCCTGAGGCCAGCCACCGCCTCCTGCACCTCCTGGCGGACCTCATCGTGCAATACTTGGTGGGGCAAGTGGCGGCCGGCGCACAG GCGCTGCAGCTGTTTGAGTCCCACGCTGGGCACCTGGGCCCAGAGCAGTTCGGAGAGTTTGCCCTGCCCTACCTGCGGGACATCGTGCAGCGGGTGAAGAGCAGGCTGGAGGAGGCTGCGCTGCCCGCTGTGCCCATG ATTGTCTTTGCCAAGGACGCGCACTATGCGCTGGAGGAGCTGGCGCGGTCCGGCTACGACGTGGTTGGCCTTGACTGGACCATCCAGCCCCGGGAGGCGCG GGAGCGGACAGGCCCATGTGTGACCCTCCAAGGCAACCTGGACCCTTGTGCCCTCTACGCACCCAAG GAGCGGATCGGGGAGCTAGTGAAGACGATGCTCGAGGGGTTTGGGACCCAGCGCTACATCGCCAACCTGGGTCACGGACTGTACCCCGACGTGAGCCCCGAGCACGTGGGTGCCTTCGTGGAAGCTGTGCACACACACTCCCGCCACCTCAGCCGGCACAAGTGA
- the UROD gene encoding uroporphyrinogen decarboxylase isoform X3, whose amino-acid sequence MEGNGPRRPEGFPELKNDTFLRAARGDETEYTPVWCMRQAGRYLPEFRETRATQDFFATCRSPKTCCELTLQPLRRFPLDAAIIFSDILVVPQALGMEVVMVPGKGPTFPEPLKEVEDLLKLRPKVDVAAELGYVFEAITLTRHRLEGKVPLIGFSGAPWTLMSYMIEGGGSNTMAKAKAWLYRHPEASHRLLHLLADLIVQYLVGQVAAGAQALQLFESHAGHLGPEQFGEFALPYLRDIVQRVKSRLEEAALPAVPMIVFAKDAHYALEELARSGYDVVGLDWTIQPREARERTGPCVTLQGNLDPCALYAPKERIGELVKTMLEGFGTQRYIANLGHGLYPDVSPEHVGAFVEAVHTHSRHLSRHK is encoded by the exons ATGGAGGGGAACGGGCCCCGGCG CCCCGAGGGATTCCCCGAGCTGAAGAACGACACGTTTCTGAGGGCGGCAAGAGGAGACGAGACGGAGTACACGCCCGTCTGGTGCATGCGGCAGGCCGGGCGCTACCTCCCAG AGTTTCGTGAGACCCGTGCCACCCAGGACTTCTTTGCCACCTGCCGAAGCCCCAAGACGTGCTGCGAGCTGACCCTGCAG CCGCTGAGGCGATTTCCCCTGGATGCGGCCATCATCTTCTCGGACATCCTGGTGGTGCCCCAG GCACTGGGCATGGAAGTGGTGATGGTCCCCGGCAAAGGGCCCACCTTCCCAGAGCCCCTGAAGGAGGTGGAGGACCTGCTGAAGCTGCGGCCAAAGGTGGACGTGGCAGCGGAGCTGGGCTACGTCTTCGAGGCCATCACGCTCACGCGGCACCGCCTGGAAGGCAAGGTGCCCCTCATCGGCTTCTCCGGTGCTCCA tGGACGCTCATGTCCTACATGATCGAGGGTGGCGGCTCGAACACCATGGCCAAGGCCAAGGCCTGGTTGTATCGGCACCCTGAGGCCAGCCACCGCCTCCTGCACCTCCTGGCGGACCTCATCGTGCAATACTTGGTGGGGCAAGTGGCGGCCGGCGCACAG GCGCTGCAGCTGTTTGAGTCCCACGCTGGGCACCTGGGCCCAGAGCAGTTCGGAGAGTTTGCCCTGCCCTACCTGCGGGACATCGTGCAGCGGGTGAAGAGCAGGCTGGAGGAGGCTGCGCTGCCCGCTGTGCCCATG ATTGTCTTTGCCAAGGACGCGCACTATGCGCTGGAGGAGCTGGCGCGGTCCGGCTACGACGTGGTTGGCCTTGACTGGACCATCCAGCCCCGGGAGGCGCG GGAGCGGACAGGCCCATGTGTGACCCTCCAAGGCAACCTGGACCCTTGTGCCCTCTACGCACCCAAG GAGCGGATCGGGGAGCTAGTGAAGACGATGCTCGAGGGGTTTGGGACCCAGCGCTACATCGCCAACCTGGGTCACGGACTGTACCCCGACGTGAGCCCCGAGCACGTGGGTGCCTTCGTGGAAGCTGTGCACACACACTCCCGCCACCTCAGCCGGCACAAGTGA
- the UROD gene encoding uroporphyrinogen decarboxylase isoform X4 → MGPEGFPELKNDTFLRAARGDETEYTPVWCMRQAGRYLPEFRETRATQDFFATCRSPKTCCELTLQPLRRFPLDAAIIFSDILVVPQALGMEVVMVPGKGPTFPEPLKEVEDLLKLRPKVDVAAELGYVFEAITLTRHRLEGKVPLIGFSGAPWTLMSYMIEGGGSNTMAKAKAWLYRHPEASHRLLHLLADLIVQYLVGQVAAGAQALQLFESHAGHLGPEQFGEFALPYLRDIVQRVKSRLEEAALPAVPMIVFAKDAHYALEELARSGYDVVGLDWTIQPREARERTGPCVTLQGNLDPCALYAPKERIGELVKTMLEGFGTQRYIANLGHGLYPDVSPEHVGAFVEAVHTHSRHLSRHK, encoded by the exons ATGGG CCCCGAGGGATTCCCCGAGCTGAAGAACGACACGTTTCTGAGGGCGGCAAGAGGAGACGAGACGGAGTACACGCCCGTCTGGTGCATGCGGCAGGCCGGGCGCTACCTCCCAG AGTTTCGTGAGACCCGTGCCACCCAGGACTTCTTTGCCACCTGCCGAAGCCCCAAGACGTGCTGCGAGCTGACCCTGCAG CCGCTGAGGCGATTTCCCCTGGATGCGGCCATCATCTTCTCGGACATCCTGGTGGTGCCCCAG GCACTGGGCATGGAAGTGGTGATGGTCCCCGGCAAAGGGCCCACCTTCCCAGAGCCCCTGAAGGAGGTGGAGGACCTGCTGAAGCTGCGGCCAAAGGTGGACGTGGCAGCGGAGCTGGGCTACGTCTTCGAGGCCATCACGCTCACGCGGCACCGCCTGGAAGGCAAGGTGCCCCTCATCGGCTTCTCCGGTGCTCCA tGGACGCTCATGTCCTACATGATCGAGGGTGGCGGCTCGAACACCATGGCCAAGGCCAAGGCCTGGTTGTATCGGCACCCTGAGGCCAGCCACCGCCTCCTGCACCTCCTGGCGGACCTCATCGTGCAATACTTGGTGGGGCAAGTGGCGGCCGGCGCACAG GCGCTGCAGCTGTTTGAGTCCCACGCTGGGCACCTGGGCCCAGAGCAGTTCGGAGAGTTTGCCCTGCCCTACCTGCGGGACATCGTGCAGCGGGTGAAGAGCAGGCTGGAGGAGGCTGCGCTGCCCGCTGTGCCCATG ATTGTCTTTGCCAAGGACGCGCACTATGCGCTGGAGGAGCTGGCGCGGTCCGGCTACGACGTGGTTGGCCTTGACTGGACCATCCAGCCCCGGGAGGCGCG GGAGCGGACAGGCCCATGTGTGACCCTCCAAGGCAACCTGGACCCTTGTGCCCTCTACGCACCCAAG GAGCGGATCGGGGAGCTAGTGAAGACGATGCTCGAGGGGTTTGGGACCCAGCGCTACATCGCCAACCTGGGTCACGGACTGTACCCCGACGTGAGCCCCGAGCACGTGGGTGCCTTCGTGGAAGCTGTGCACACACACTCCCGCCACCTCAGCCGGCACAAGTGA
- the UROD gene encoding uroporphyrinogen decarboxylase isoform X1: protein MPHVLQCIPAGSGTAPALCACAPAPRGEPAAAAQPQPPRSPEGFPELKNDTFLRAARGDETEYTPVWCMRQAGRYLPEFRETRATQDFFATCRSPKTCCELTLQPLRRFPLDAAIIFSDILVVPQALGMEVVMVPGKGPTFPEPLKEVEDLLKLRPKVDVAAELGYVFEAITLTRHRLEGKVPLIGFSGAPWTLMSYMIEGGGSNTMAKAKAWLYRHPEASHRLLHLLADLIVQYLVGQVAAGAQALQLFESHAGHLGPEQFGEFALPYLRDIVQRVKSRLEEAALPAVPMIVFAKDAHYALEELARSGYDVVGLDWTIQPREARERTGPCVTLQGNLDPCALYAPKERIGELVKTMLEGFGTQRYIANLGHGLYPDVSPEHVGAFVEAVHTHSRHLSRHK from the exons ATGCCGCACGTGCTACAATGTATCCCGGCGGGAAGCGGCACCGCCCCTGCGCTCTGCGCCTGCGCGCCCGCCCCTCGCGGAGAGCCGGCCGCAGCCGCGCAGCCACAGCCTCCCCGCAG CCCCGAGGGATTCCCCGAGCTGAAGAACGACACGTTTCTGAGGGCGGCAAGAGGAGACGAGACGGAGTACACGCCCGTCTGGTGCATGCGGCAGGCCGGGCGCTACCTCCCAG AGTTTCGTGAGACCCGTGCCACCCAGGACTTCTTTGCCACCTGCCGAAGCCCCAAGACGTGCTGCGAGCTGACCCTGCAG CCGCTGAGGCGATTTCCCCTGGATGCGGCCATCATCTTCTCGGACATCCTGGTGGTGCCCCAG GCACTGGGCATGGAAGTGGTGATGGTCCCCGGCAAAGGGCCCACCTTCCCAGAGCCCCTGAAGGAGGTGGAGGACCTGCTGAAGCTGCGGCCAAAGGTGGACGTGGCAGCGGAGCTGGGCTACGTCTTCGAGGCCATCACGCTCACGCGGCACCGCCTGGAAGGCAAGGTGCCCCTCATCGGCTTCTCCGGTGCTCCA tGGACGCTCATGTCCTACATGATCGAGGGTGGCGGCTCGAACACCATGGCCAAGGCCAAGGCCTGGTTGTATCGGCACCCTGAGGCCAGCCACCGCCTCCTGCACCTCCTGGCGGACCTCATCGTGCAATACTTGGTGGGGCAAGTGGCGGCCGGCGCACAG GCGCTGCAGCTGTTTGAGTCCCACGCTGGGCACCTGGGCCCAGAGCAGTTCGGAGAGTTTGCCCTGCCCTACCTGCGGGACATCGTGCAGCGGGTGAAGAGCAGGCTGGAGGAGGCTGCGCTGCCCGCTGTGCCCATG ATTGTCTTTGCCAAGGACGCGCACTATGCGCTGGAGGAGCTGGCGCGGTCCGGCTACGACGTGGTTGGCCTTGACTGGACCATCCAGCCCCGGGAGGCGCG GGAGCGGACAGGCCCATGTGTGACCCTCCAAGGCAACCTGGACCCTTGTGCCCTCTACGCACCCAAG GAGCGGATCGGGGAGCTAGTGAAGACGATGCTCGAGGGGTTTGGGACCCAGCGCTACATCGCCAACCTGGGTCACGGACTGTACCCCGACGTGAGCCCCGAGCACGTGGGTGCCTTCGTGGAAGCTGTGCACACACACTCCCGCCACCTCAGCCGGCACAAGTGA